A segment of the Desulfonatronovibrio hydrogenovorans DSM 9292 genome:
TAAGGGACTCTTTGTCACCTTGCTATGATGTGAACATCTGCAGGCATGTGCAGGAAGTCGGGAAGACTTATGCCCGAAAATATTTTGATATCGGCATCTTTGATCTGGAAGGTGGAAGCCCTGACAACCTGGAAACTCTAAAAACTCTCGTCACTTCCCTGCCGGCAACACCGATTATCGTGACCAGTGAACGCGACGATTCCGACTGGATTGTCAATGCAGTCAAGGCTGGAGCTTTTGACTTCATTGCCAAACCCTATTCCGGTGAAAGAATCAAGCTTGCTGTAAACCGAGCCCTGGAAAAAAGCAGCCTGAAAAATGAGATTGATTACCTTCGCCGGCAGCAGGATGTTGTTTATGACCTGGGCAAGATTGTGGCAGAGAGCCAGGCCATGAAATCCGTGATGAATCTGGTACGAAAGTATTGCGAAACCGATTCCAATATGCTGGTAACTGGAGAAACCGGAACAGGTAAAAGCTTTCTGGCCGGGGCCATCCACTTCAACAGCCTTAGAAAGAAAAAGCCTTTTGTTAAGATTAACTGCGCCAATATCCCGGAAACCCTTTTGGAAAGCGAGCTTTTCGGCCATGAAAAGGGCGCTTTTACTGACGCGGTCAAGACCAGAAAGGGAAGAATTGAGCAGGCCAGAGGAGGGACAGTATTCCTGGACGAAATAGGGGAGATGAGTCCTTCTTTGCAGTCCAAATTCCTGCAGGTGGTAGAGGAAAAGACCTTTGAAAGGCTTGGCGGGAATAAGACGATTCACAGCGATGTGAGGATTATTGTAGCCACCAACCAGGACCTGGCCTCCATGGTCAGAAAAGGCCAATTCAGACAGGACCTTTATTTCAGGCTCAACGTTCTGGTGATCCACCTGCCAGGTCTTAGAGACCGCAGGGAGTGCATAGAGCCTTTGGCCATGTATCTTCTGGGGAAGATTTGCCGGGAGACCAAGCGCAGGGTCAAGGGCTTCAGTGATCAGGCCCTGGAAATGATGCAGAAATACTCCTGGCCCGGCAATATCCGGGAACTGGCCAATGTTATTGAGCGGGCCGTACTCCTTGAAACCGGACCGGTCATCGGTGGCAAGAATATTCATCTTGACTCGGGCAATGTATTTAAGATGAATAATGACTCCCCTCCTGCTTCTCAGAAACTGGATGAATCAGAGTACAAAATCATCCTGGATGCCCTGGAGACTAACCTCTGGATTCAGAAAAAAGCAGCTGATCAACTTGGGATTTCCCCCAGGGCTCTGAACTACAAGATCAAAAAGCTTG
Coding sequences within it:
- a CDS encoding sigma-54-dependent transcriptional regulator; the protein is MPSILSVEKNQTYQDILRDSLSPCYDVNICRHVQEVGKTYARKYFDIGIFDLEGGSPDNLETLKTLVTSLPATPIIVTSERDDSDWIVNAVKAGAFDFIAKPYSGERIKLAVNRALEKSSLKNEIDYLRRQQDVVYDLGKIVAESQAMKSVMNLVRKYCETDSNMLVTGETGTGKSFLAGAIHFNSLRKKKPFVKINCANIPETLLESELFGHEKGAFTDAVKTRKGRIEQARGGTVFLDEIGEMSPSLQSKFLQVVEEKTFERLGGNKTIHSDVRIIVATNQDLASMVRKGQFRQDLYFRLNVLVIHLPGLRDRRECIEPLAMYLLGKICRETKRRVKGFSDQALEMMQKYSWPGNIRELANVIERAVLLETGPVIGGKNIHLDSGNVFKMNNDSPPASQKLDESEYKIILDALETNLWIQKKAADQLGISPRALNYKIKKLGITHWSWRKNKG